A window of the Fuscovulum sp. genome harbors these coding sequences:
- a CDS encoding HupE/UreJ family protein — MDIFLRTPPRVWLLAATLGLALVWAGGALAHAVTLGDKGYIQEITGPQVIPFLYLGAKHMVTGYDHILFLFGVIFFLYGMREIALYVSLFAVGHSVTMVLGVWFDFGINAYIIDAIIGFSVVYKALDNLGAFRAWFGVQPDTRVATLVFGLLHGFGLASKIIEYDISADGLLVNLLAFNAGVEIGQLTALAVILLVMQRWRASPSFAAQAYRANVIMMGLGFYLTGVQLVGFAMA, encoded by the coding sequence ATGGACATCTTCCTCCGGACGCCGCCGCGCGTCTGGCTTTTGGCGGCCACGCTTGGCCTTGCCCTTGTTTGGGCAGGCGGGGCGCTGGCCCATGCCGTCACCCTTGGCGACAAGGGGTATATTCAAGAGATCACAGGACCGCAGGTGATCCCGTTCCTGTACCTTGGCGCCAAGCACATGGTGACGGGGTATGACCACATCCTCTTTCTTTTCGGGGTGATCTTCTTTCTGTACGGGATGCGCGAGATCGCGCTTTACGTATCGCTTTTCGCGGTGGGCCATTCGGTGACGATGGTGCTGGGCGTCTGGTTCGACTTTGGGATCAACGCCTATATCATCGACGCTATCATCGGGTTTTCCGTCGTCTACAAGGCGTTGGACAACCTTGGTGCGTTCCGCGCGTGGTTCGGGGTGCAGCCGGATACGCGGGTGGCGACGCTGGTCTTTGGGTTGCTGCACGGCTTTGGGCTTGCGTCGAAGATCATCGAATACGACATCTCGGCCGATGGGTTGCTGGTCAACCTGCTGGCTTTCAATGCGGGGGTGGAGATCGGGCAGTTGACCGCGCTGGCGGTGATCCTGCTGGTCATGCAGCGCTGGCGGGCAAGCCCGTCCTTCGCTGCGCAGGCCTACCGCGCCAATGTCATCATGATGGGTTTGGGCTTTTATCTGACAGGCGTGCAGCTTGTCGGGTTCGCCATGGCCTGA
- a CDS encoding peroxiredoxin, whose protein sequence is MTISVGQTLPDATLIRMGDAGAEAVSVKEAAKGRKVVIFAVPGAFTPTCHSAHVPSFIRTKDAFAAKGVDEIICVSVNDPFVMKAWGEATGAATAGISMLADADSSFTKAMGLAFDAPPVGLLARSKRYALYAEDGVVKALHLEESPGACEISAGESLLKAI, encoded by the coding sequence ATGACGATTTCCGTAGGCCAGACGCTGCCCGACGCCACCCTGATCCGGATGGGCGATGCCGGGGCCGAGGCTGTTTCCGTGAAAGAGGCCGCCAAAGGCCGCAAAGTGGTGATCTTCGCGGTGCCGGGTGCCTTTACCCCCACCTGCCATTCCGCCCATGTCCCCAGCTTCATCCGCACCAAGGATGCCTTCGCCGCCAAGGGCGTGGATGAAATCATCTGCGTCTCCGTCAACGATCCCTTCGTGATGAAAGCCTGGGGCGAAGCCACCGGCGCCGCCACCGCCGGCATCTCCATGCTGGCCGACGCGGACTCTAGCTTCACCAAGGCGATGGGCCTCGCCTTCGACGCGCCCCCCGTGGGCCTCCTCGCTCGCTCCAAACGCTATGCGCTCTATGCCGAAGATGGCGTGGTCAAGGCCCTCCACCTCGAGGAAAGCCCCGGCGCCTGCGAAATCTCCGCCGGTGAATCGCTGCTCAAGGCGATCTGA
- a CDS encoding aminoacyl-tRNA deacylase: MAATPGTLFLKSKGVAFTLHPYAYDPCADAVGLAAAQALGLDPALTLKTLMVEVDGKPACCVIPSDRQLSMKRVAAAFGAKSAAMMPPAKAEKLTGYKVGGISPFGPRRPVPTVIEATATTSPKVWINAGQRGLLLGIAPNDALAAIPATAAPLIA, encoded by the coding sequence ATGGCCGCAACGCCCGGAACGCTGTTTCTGAAATCAAAGGGGGTGGCGTTCACCCTCCACCCCTACGCCTATGACCCCTGCGCCGATGCGGTGGGCCTTGCCGCCGCGCAGGCGCTTGGTCTCGACCCCGCCCTCACCCTCAAGACCCTGATGGTGGAGGTGGACGGCAAACCCGCCTGCTGCGTCATCCCCTCCGACCGCCAGCTTTCCATGAAACGTGTGGCAGCCGCCTTCGGGGCCAAATCCGCCGCCATGATGCCCCCGGCCAAGGCCGAAAAGCTCACCGGCTACAAGGTCGGCGGCATCAGCCCCTTTGGCCCACGCCGCCCCGTCCCCACCGTGATCGAGGCGACCGCGACCACCTCTCCCAAAGTCTGGATCAACGCAGGCCAGCGCGGCCTGCTCCTCGGCATCGCGCCAAATGATGCGCTCGCCGCCATCCCGGCCACAGCCGCCCCCCTCATCGCCTGA
- a CDS encoding cytochrome c: MKFAAKALVAGLMMVAGVAIAAEATDPTVKARQELMDTIGMNTGILGKMAGGETPFDAAAAEAAKTALVTAAGEIAVKFEPQATDPKSTAKADIWTNWEDYLKKADALKAAAEGLDATTVEGVQAGMGGIGGSCKDCHTTYRIPS, from the coding sequence ATGAAATTTGCAGCCAAAGCCCTCGTCGCGGGCCTGATGATGGTGGCAGGCGTCGCCATCGCCGCCGAAGCGACCGATCCCACGGTCAAGGCCCGGCAAGAGCTGATGGACACGATCGGCATGAACACCGGTATTCTGGGCAAGATGGCCGGGGGCGAAACCCCCTTCGACGCCGCTGCCGCCGAAGCCGCGAAAACCGCCCTCGTCACGGCGGCCGGCGAAATCGCGGTCAAGTTCGAACCGCAGGCCACGGATCCGAAATCCACCGCCAAGGCGGATATCTGGACCAACTGGGAAGATTACCTGAAAAAGGCCGACGCCCTGAAAGCCGCAGCCGAAGGCCTCGATGCCACCACCGTCGAAGGTGTGCAGGCTGGCATGGGCGGCATCGGTGGGTCGTGCAAGGATTGCCACACCACCTATCGCATCCCGTCCTGA
- a CDS encoding FAD-dependent oxidoreductase, protein MAHVVIVGAGQAGAACAAKLRALGFDGAITMIGEEPAPPYQRPPLSKAYLMGEMEEERLWLRSSDFYADQGITLRLGQRAEALDTAARVVTVGGEAIAYDDLVLTTGSVPRRLPAAIGGDLGGVYTVRMLADVDAMRAEFVAGRRLVIVGGGYIGLEAAAVAAKLGLDVTVLEMAPRILQRVAAPETSDHFRALHAAHGVKILESTGLERLLGAGRVSGVRLSDGRELPADFVIAGVGIVPGTALAEAAGIALDNGIATDALGRTSAPHVWAAGDCASFPWQGGRLRLESVGNAIDQAEVVAENILGAGRDYEAKPWFWSDQYDCKLQIAGLNTGYDRIATRPGEGGSVSFWYYRGDRLLAVDAMNDSRAYMVGKRLIEMGKSPDAAVVADPATELKALLKG, encoded by the coding sequence ATGGCGCATGTGGTGATCGTGGGGGCGGGGCAGGCCGGGGCGGCCTGTGCGGCGAAGCTGCGCGCGCTGGGCTTTGACGGTGCGATCACCATGATCGGCGAGGAGCCTGCGCCTCCCTATCAGCGGCCACCGCTTTCCAAGGCCTATCTGATGGGTGAGATGGAGGAAGAGCGGCTGTGGCTGCGATCATCCGATTTCTATGCGGATCAGGGGATTACGCTGCGTTTGGGGCAGCGGGCCGAGGCCTTGGACACCGCCGCGCGGGTGGTGACGGTGGGGGGCGAGGCGATCGCGTATGACGATCTGGTGCTGACCACGGGATCGGTGCCGCGCCGGTTGCCTGCGGCCATCGGGGGTGATCTGGGTGGTGTGTATACCGTGCGGATGCTGGCCGATGTGGATGCGATGCGGGCCGAGTTCGTGGCGGGGCGGCGGCTGGTGATCGTGGGGGGTGGCTATATCGGGCTGGAGGCGGCGGCGGTGGCGGCCAAGCTGGGGCTGGATGTGACCGTGCTGGAAATGGCGCCGCGCATTTTGCAGCGGGTGGCGGCACCGGAGACATCGGACCATTTCCGCGCGCTGCATGCGGCGCATGGGGTGAAGATACTGGAATCCACCGGGCTGGAGCGGTTGCTGGGCGCGGGACGGGTGTCTGGGGTGCGGCTGTCGGACGGGCGAGAGTTGCCAGCGGATTTCGTGATTGCGGGGGTGGGGATCGTGCCCGGCACCGCGTTGGCCGAGGCGGCGGGGATCGCGCTGGACAACGGGATTGCGACGGATGCGCTGGGGCGGACATCGGCGCCGCATGTCTGGGCGGCGGGGGATTGTGCGTCTTTCCCGTGGCAGGGCGGGCGGTTGCGGCTGGAATCGGTGGGCAACGCGATTGATCAGGCCGAGGTGGTGGCGGAAAACATCCTTGGCGCAGGGCGGGATTATGAAGCGAAGCCGTGGTTCTGGTCGGATCAGTATGACTGCAAGTTGCAGATCGCCGGGCTGAACACCGGCTATGACCGGATTGCCACGCGGCCGGGTGAAGGCGGTTCGGTGTCGTTCTGGTACTATCGGGGGGATCGGCTGCTGGCGGTGGATGCGATGAATGACAGCCGCGCCTATATGGTGGGCAAGCGGTTGATCGAGATGGGAAAATCACCCGATGCCGCGGTGGTGGCTGACCCGGCGACCGAGTTGAAGGCGCTGCTGAAAGGATGA
- a CDS encoding I78 family peptidase inhibitor translates to MQKLARMVAGLGFALAAAACVPVSDPYPGDPGPVPGGVNQCGALDLQYLVGAPASDLDRMRFNKPVRVIYPDTAVTMDYSADRLNFEVDRTGRITRVNCG, encoded by the coding sequence ATGCAGAAACTTGCAAGGATGGTGGCAGGGCTTGGCTTTGCGCTGGCGGCAGCGGCCTGCGTTCCGGTTTCAGACCCCTATCCGGGTGATCCCGGCCCGGTGCCGGGGGGCGTGAACCAGTGCGGGGCGCTGGATCTGCAATACCTTGTGGGCGCGCCTGCCAGCGATCTGGACAGGATGCGGTTCAACAAGCCGGTGCGCGTGATTTATCCCGATACGGCGGTGACGATGGATTACAGCGCGGATCGGCTTAATTTCGAGGTGGACCGGACGGGCCGCATCACGCGCGTGAATTGCGGGTGA
- a CDS encoding S-(hydroxymethyl)glutathione dehydrogenase/class III alcohol dehydrogenase, whose protein sequence is MRTRAAVALAPGKPLEVMEVNLEDPKEGEVLIEIKATGICHTDEFTLSGADPEGLFPAILGHEGAGVVIKCGPGVKSLKPGDHVIPLYTPECRECPSCLSQKTNLCTAIRATQGQGLMPDGTTRFSMLDGTPIFHYMGCSTFANHTVMPEIALAKVRDDAPFEKICYIGCGVTTGIGAVLNTAKVEIGAKAVVFGLGGIGLNVIQGLKMAGADMIIGVDINDDKEEWGEKFGMTHFVNPKKLPEGMTVVQAIVDLTKTPFDKIGGADYSFDCTGNVKVMRDALECTHRGWGQSIIIGVAPAGATIETRPFQLVTGRVWKGTAFGGARGRTDVPKIVDWYMDGKIEIDSMITHVLPLDRINEGFDLMHAGKSIRAVVVF, encoded by the coding sequence ATGCGTACCCGCGCCGCCGTTGCCCTTGCCCCCGGCAAGCCGCTCGAAGTCATGGAAGTGAACCTCGAAGACCCGAAAGAAGGCGAGGTGCTGATCGAGATTAAGGCCACCGGCATCTGCCACACCGATGAATTCACCCTCTCGGGCGCCGATCCCGAAGGCCTGTTTCCCGCAATCCTCGGCCATGAAGGCGCAGGCGTGGTCATCAAATGCGGCCCCGGGGTTAAATCGCTCAAACCCGGCGATCACGTCATCCCGCTCTACACGCCCGAATGCCGCGAATGCCCCTCCTGCCTGTCGCAGAAAACCAACCTCTGCACCGCCATCCGCGCCACGCAGGGCCAGGGCCTGATGCCCGATGGCACCACCCGCTTCTCCATGCTCGATGGCACGCCCATCTTTCACTACATGGGCTGCTCCACCTTCGCCAATCACACCGTGATGCCCGAAATCGCGCTGGCCAAGGTTCGCGATGACGCCCCCTTCGAAAAGATCTGCTACATCGGCTGCGGCGTCACCACCGGCATCGGCGCGGTGCTGAACACCGCCAAGGTGGAAATCGGGGCCAAGGCCGTTGTCTTCGGTCTGGGCGGCATCGGCCTGAACGTGATCCAAGGCCTGAAAATGGCCGGGGCCGACATGATCATCGGCGTCGACATCAACGACGACAAGGAAGAATGGGGCGAAAAGTTCGGGATGACCCATTTCGTCAACCCAAAGAAACTGCCCGAAGGCATGACGGTCGTGCAGGCCATCGTCGACCTGACCAAAACCCCCTTCGACAAGATCGGCGGGGCCGACTACTCCTTCGATTGCACCGGCAACGTCAAGGTGATGCGCGACGCGCTGGAATGCACCCATCGCGGATGGGGTCAGTCCATCATCATCGGCGTGGCCCCCGCAGGCGCCACGATTGAAACCCGCCCCTTCCAGCTGGTCACGGGCCGCGTCTGGAAAGGCACCGCCTTCGGCGGCGCCCGCGGCCGCACCGATGTGCCAAAAATCGTGGACTGGTACATGGACGGCAAGATCGAGATCGACAGCATGATCACCCACGTCCTCCCGCTCGACCGCATCAACGAAGGCTTCGATCTGATGCACGCGGGCAAGTCGATCCGCGCTGTCGTGGTATTCTGA
- a CDS encoding NYN domain-containing protein — protein MPEPRAPRLCVLIDADNVPSGYAEAIFEEIASLGEASVRRIYGDWSAQRLAGWAKQVAALGLVADQQFSNTKGKNASDIGLVIAAMDFLHSGLFDGFVLVSSDSDFTRLAARIREQGLDVYGIGEKKTPEAFRMACKRFIYVENLGTAEEIPEAPPARGTTRAEPVEATPKPGAKEAPAKAIPFIIAAMRAIDPDAEWYSLGQVGQFITQGNPDFDTRTYGSAKLSDLVRKISRFEVRPGPSGQLQMRDVA, from the coding sequence ATGCCCGAACCCCGCGCCCCGCGCCTCTGCGTCCTGATCGACGCCGACAATGTCCCCTCCGGCTATGCCGAAGCGATCTTCGAGGAAATCGCCAGCCTCGGCGAAGCCTCCGTCCGCCGCATCTATGGCGACTGGTCCGCCCAGCGCCTTGCCGGCTGGGCCAAGCAGGTGGCCGCCCTTGGCCTTGTCGCCGATCAGCAGTTTTCCAACACCAAGGGCAAGAACGCCTCGGACATCGGCCTTGTCATCGCCGCGATGGATTTCCTCCATTCCGGCCTGTTCGACGGCTTCGTCCTCGTCAGTTCCGACAGCGATTTCACCCGCCTCGCCGCCCGCATCCGCGAGCAGGGCCTTGATGTCTATGGCATCGGCGAAAAGAAGACGCCCGAAGCCTTCCGCATGGCCTGCAAACGCTTCATCTATGTTGAAAACCTCGGCACCGCCGAGGAAATCCCCGAGGCCCCCCCCGCCCGTGGCACCACCCGCGCCGAACCGGTTGAGGCCACGCCAAAACCCGGCGCCAAGGAAGCCCCGGCCAAGGCCATCCCCTTCATCATCGCCGCCATGCGCGCCATAGACCCCGATGCCGAATGGTATTCGCTGGGTCAGGTCGGCCAGTTCATCACCCAAGGCAATCCCGACTTCGACACCCGCACCTATGGCAGCGCGAAGCTCTCGGACCTCGTCCGCAAGATTTCCCGCTTCGAGGTGCGCCCCGGCCCCAGCGGCCAGTTGCAGATGCGCGACGTGGCCTGA
- a CDS encoding DNA polymerase Y family protein: MEPSRRRILSLWFPRLAAERVLRHARGGAAGLAGPLAVVADRAGAQVIVSLSAAAEAAGLAVGQPLRDATAMCPTLVTAPADPVAEGAFLTGLRRWAGKFSPWVAEEPPAGLVVDLTGCAHLFGGEAALLAQVETECEALGLSLRAAIADTPGAAWALSRHAGRGVQVARTGDAIQQEAHATRSRAAKRRGWEKGGSLPVAGALGDAGPRGVIAPEGKMRQALGPLPVAALRLEPEAVEGLVRLGLRRIDDIAVLPRAALARRFGAAVLKRLDQALGLESEPVTPAGAPLHFAARISLPDPIGLLADVEAAVDRLLPVLCARLARQGRGARRIRLQAFRSDGRVEVAEVGLARASDRVDRIRPLLWMKLGDLDAGFGIDMLRLEAVEVEAISPVQHRGPVGEAAATLARDAAMDDLLGKLGVRLGTEAVTRFHPGESHLPEKGAQVLAAAWSEAFVGEWPRRGARPLRLFRPEPVGAPEDDPTPPARFRWRRRDLVTRMAVGPERIAPEWWLDDPDWRSGPRDYWRVETEGGERLWLFYAHGGDVTGGWFCHGE; the protein is encoded by the coding sequence GTGGAGCCGAGTCGCCGTCGTATTCTTTCGCTTTGGTTTCCGCGCCTTGCGGCCGAGCGGGTGCTGCGCCATGCGCGGGGTGGTGCGGCGGGGCTGGCCGGGCCTTTGGCGGTGGTGGCGGATCGGGCCGGGGCGCAGGTGATCGTGTCGCTGTCGGCGGCGGCGGAGGCGGCGGGACTGGCTGTGGGCCAGCCGCTGCGCGATGCCACGGCGATGTGCCCCACGCTGGTGACAGCGCCCGCCGATCCGGTGGCGGAGGGGGCGTTTCTGACCGGGCTGCGCCGCTGGGCGGGCAAGTTCAGCCCTTGGGTGGCGGAAGAGCCGCCGGCGGGGCTGGTGGTGGATCTGACGGGCTGCGCGCATCTGTTCGGCGGTGAGGCCGCGCTTCTGGCGCAGGTGGAGACGGAATGCGAGGCGCTGGGATTGAGCCTGCGCGCCGCGATTGCCGATACGCCGGGGGCGGCCTGGGCGCTGTCGCGCCATGCGGGGCGCGGGGTGCAGGTGGCGCGTACTGGCGATGCCATCCAGCAGGAGGCCCATGCGACGCGGTCGCGCGCGGCAAAGCGGCGGGGGTGGGAAAAGGGCGGCAGCCTGCCTGTGGCTGGGGCCTTGGGGGATGCAGGCCCGCGTGGCGTGATCGCGCCCGAGGGAAAGATGCGGCAGGCGCTGGGGCCGCTGCCGGTGGCGGCGCTGCGGCTGGAGCCTGAGGCGGTGGAGGGGCTGGTGCGGCTGGGGCTGCGCCGGATCGACGACATTGCCGTGCTGCCGCGCGCCGCGCTGGCGCGGCGGTTCGGGGCGGCGGTGCTGAAGCGGCTGGATCAGGCGCTGGGGCTGGAATCCGAGCCGGTGACGCCAGCGGGGGCGCCCTTGCATTTCGCGGCGCGGATCAGCCTGCCCGATCCCATCGGGCTGCTTGCGGATGTGGAGGCGGCGGTGGACCGGCTGCTGCCGGTCCTGTGCGCGCGGCTGGCGCGGCAGGGGCGGGGGGCGCGGCGGATACGCTTGCAGGCCTTTCGCAGCGATGGGCGGGTGGAGGTGGCCGAGGTGGGGCTGGCCCGCGCGTCGGACCGGGTGGACCGGATTCGTCCGCTCTTGTGGATGAAACTGGGCGATCTGGATGCCGGTTTCGGGATCGACATGCTGCGGCTGGAGGCGGTGGAGGTGGAGGCGATTTCGCCCGTGCAGCATCGCGGTCCGGTGGGGGAGGCGGCGGCGACGCTGGCGCGCGATGCGGCGATGGATGATCTCTTGGGCAAGCTGGGTGTGCGGCTGGGAACCGAGGCGGTGACGCGGTTCCATCCGGGCGAAAGCCATCTGCCGGAAAAGGGGGCGCAGGTGCTGGCGGCGGCGTGGTCGGAGGCGTTTGTGGGGGAATGGCCCCGGCGGGGGGCGCGGCCGTTGCGGCTGTTCCGGCCCGAACCGGTGGGCGCGCCCGAGGATGACCCGACGCCCCCCGCCCGGTTCCGCTGGCGGCGGCGCGATCTGGTGACGCGGATGGCGGTGGGGCCAGAGCGGATTGCCCCGGAATGGTGGCTGGACGATCCCGACTGGCGATCCGGCCCGCGCGATTACTGGCGGGTGGAGACGGAGGGGGGCGAACGGCTGTGGCTGTTCTATGCCCATGGCGGCGATGTGACGGGCGGGTGGTTCTGTCACGGGGAGTAG